Genomic segment of Malus domestica chromosome 15, GDT2T_hap1:
GCTTTCTGTATGAGGCCTTCCCACATCTGCAGCAAAACCCAATTCATGATGTGTCAAACATACACAAATATCacgttttttatgattttgggATGGTGAAACAACGGCAAGTGATTTCCGCATACGATATTTTTTGTCCATACACAATACTGTAttcttgaattttaatgaatatattaaaaaagaatCGAGCGAAAAATAAACAGTAGCGTGCACAATGAGAAAAAAGACATGCGGAAATCATTCTTCGGACGAAAAAATGAGAGTGAGCGAGAGATACTTCAGGGGTACTTCTGGGATAATGAATGGATCCAGAAATGAGCAATCTTCTCTGGCCATTGATGAGAATGGCCTTCTTGTCGTAGGTGACGGTGGTGCAGTGGATAAGCTCAGAACCCAAGAACAATGCCATCGACATGAAAAAAACTAAGAGCTTGGAAACCGAGTGAGTTTCCATCTCTGAGAAGTGAGAGTGTTGGGAGGGAAATCTAGAAaatgtgtatatgtgtgtgtggaaACTGGAAAGGTGAGAGAGAAGCTCTGAGCTTAAATTCTGAATTCTGGTCTATAAAACTCTGCAGTGACAGGATGACATTGACAGCAACACTGAGGTTTTGGTTTCGATTGTACTTAAATAAGCTGTGTGAttcttatttttaagtttttaaccaCATTGTTAAATATTTGATGGGTTCAGCTGGGAGGTGGAAAATTGAGTTTAATTAAGCAATTATTTGAAATTAAAGCATGTTACTTTGAGTTTTAGCTTTTGGATTGTTAGGTAATTGAGAATTTTATGTCCATAATGTACGTTTTAAAATGCGtcattaacatttttttttaaatttttgtttggaaaaATGATACTAATATATATCACATTCTGTCTCGActtcgtcgtagcacgatattgtccgttttgggccccgaccacgccctcacggttttgtttctaggaactcacacgagaacttcccaatggatcacccatcctgagattgttttcgcacgaactcgcttaacttcggagttccgatagaattcgaaaccagtgagctcgcAAAAAGCCTcgtactaggtagagatggaaatatacatataaggcttacaagatccacttccttggacgatgtgggatttCACATTCTTTATCAATCTTTGCTCAAAAAGATGAATGACTTCCATTTCATAGTCGGACTAATTAATTAatggaagttttaacgaaaagttcacggtattattcactttaacgaaaaaccacatttttatactaaaaagtcaaacttgatactattcattttaccctttattttgtctttatcattaaaacttaaaattttcaagtcctttttgttagtttttctttaattaattagttactagaaatgattttattttgaatatgacAAAACACAAACATATATTATTAGTCTTTAAATCTCAGTAGTTGAGGTGGATTAGGCTCATGATGAAGCCACGTACTTTTAAAAACATGTAAAAACAAAATCTCATGCTTTCTTCCCCATGCCCATATAATGCATTTGTAACATTTGATTCAAAAAAGTGTGGTGCTCCTCTACgcttgtttttcaatttttgaccgTCAGTTTAAATGAATTgcaaaaagataaaaatgtgTGGATAGATACCACCGACTTATGAACAGTATTGTCTGTTTAGTTGTTTGCTTTGCTAGCACCTACCCTACCCTACGCTACCAAAGCCACATCTCATCAATTATTTAACATATTATGTATGCTTGTGACTCCATGAGTAAGCAAAAGCCTTGTCTTCTATTCTATTTGTCCCATGGGTTTACTTACTTCACCATGTGATCTATCTTTGTTTTCTCCTATATTTAATATCACATTATACAATACACTTCTCCTTCTACATAttaaaacccaaacccaaaccttTTTAAATCCAACTATGGTGGGTTGGTTGGATGGTCATGAACTCAGAAAAACTTATATAAAACGAGTTTCTTGTTACTGTTGTTTCTCAATTTAATAATgtaatgttttacaaaaagaaacttaaaacaCGACAATGTAACAAAAATGTTTCATGTAAGTCTCTGCTTGTGAGCTAGAGAAGTCATGGCGTTTCACTAAACAAATCGTGTGTCCTCCATATTTCTTATCACGTAATATTAAGTTAATTATAACACACGAATATATACATCTGGCAACACTCAAAATCCGCCGATTACCAAGTCTAGCTCGTGCACGTGCATATATGCACCGTCACGTTtgagataataataataaagtttAGGTTGATATTAACTCTACACCATCTTACTTTCTACCGGAAAGGGATCTTTCCGGATTCATTTTGTGAGGAACTTAGGGATTCTTACATTCTAACtgtttattgtatatcgtgcagtcaattttgatcaaatactatttatgtttaattttaaataaaaaaatttaaatgatttataaTCATACGATACACGATAAATGGCTAAAGATTCCTACAAAATGGATATGGGTGAGATGCAATTCCCTTTCTACCTGTCTTCCACAAATATTAAAGGAGGCAGATTGCCTTCCCTCTTATTTGGGTTGTTTGGGTGCCCTTCTTAAGGGAATGAAATTGACATCTAAAcaggagggcaaacaatctgACTCAAATATTAAATGGGGAAAGAAAGGAGGttggatgaagaagaagaaggctgaGACAGCGGGCGGGGGCCACCAGTCCTGATCGAATTTTGCGaattctttccttctttctgaGACAGGGGTCCACCCCTTTGACTCCCCGCTTGCTTTTTTTAACCCTCCCCCTAaccatcattttatttttatttatttatttgtaatttgtaGGCAAACCGACTTAACTTCGTTTTCACTCTTTTGGGTTTCATTTAATATGGTCGTGATTATTGTTGGAATCTGGAAATTCctaaaaaaatgtataaaatgtttttcattttttaaatagtAGAAACAATGATTCTCTCTTAGTTAGGTTATGCAAAGCATGTggtgaatgtttatttttacttgaattacaagtatttaaaaaaaaatattattattaagagAAGGGGAGTTTGAAATTATTACAATAACTTAGAAAAGAGGAAATTTGAACCCGAACACATGGATGGAAACCCAACATTTTATAGGATATTAAACTATATACATCGAATTACAAACATGAAATGTAAACATTTAGAGAAAATGCTAAGAAGATTCTCTCAAGGTGGAACTCTCTATGAACTTTTTGTCATCTCACTTTTTGACGTCAATTCTCATGTCaatatttgtgaaaaacatgagTTGAGAAGGAATGCATGAAGAGTTTTACTTTTGAGAGTCTATTTGGCATTCTCAAACATTTATGAAAATGATGTGTGAGCAGTGTGGACTATACTATTTGATACATGCAGTACTAAAGAGCGAGGATACATACACAAAACCTATAATGTGCGAATAAACATCCTTAATTAACTACTTGAGCTATAAATCTTTATCTTCTGTGTGGTAATCCATACTTTAGTCAACACGTTGATAGTAAGCAGGGTGTTGAGACCTTCTTATCAAACTAAACCATCATCATCATTTCATATCTTAAATAAAAATGTAGCACTTTGAAATTAACGTAGAACCAGCTGTCTACTCTAAGTCCAAAAAAGGACGAAAAAGCGGAAAATCAAtgatttattaaaaataaaagaagaataatGATGGAAATTAACTTAGAGAGTGGTgggtccccatttttttcattggaaattaatgattttttagaAGCGTGCAACGGGGCACCATTGACGGCCGTTTGTTTCTGGCCTGCACGTGAGTTGGTCCTGCGCGCTAGATCTCCGTTCCGTTTACGTCGGTGCGAATCGTTCAGCTGTACAAACAGGATCAAATCTCACTTCCGTCGGCAGTCTAATTATTTTTCCCTTAcacatttctttttttatttagttcTCATTTTTCAATATAgttttaaagttaaaaaaagttttttttattagcaccccacatattgttgaatgcaccacataaaaaattcaatattaaattacttatttattctactatgcaatgacaatttcgaccttattaagtttttttttttttttaaaaattccaaatacaccccacatcatttttaacgtattatttatcttattcaattattaaaacCCTCACACCCttcattgttgaacaaaattcTAACTAATGAAATTACAAACACATTGATTGAGAAAACCCTAACAAAATGTCTATGAATATGCCAATGCTATTGATCACTCTGACTGCAGGAAATTATTTTCTCTCCAACCATACATTTTATCACTTCCCGACATTTACTATGTCGAAAAACTTCAGAACTTATGCCTTTGAACCAGCTTCGTGAATTGAAATGCCAACAGCTTGAAACTTTCaacaattcttttttatttttttatgtcttTTGTTATAGAAAAGTTAcataagatcttgagtttggaTAATTCTTAAGTTTGGAAGTGACATAAGATTTTTCAATCTGCAcaaagataagaaaaaaattaagataagCGTTAGCGTCCAAATCGGTCAATGATGATATGCTCTCAAGCTAGAAACGAAAAACAAGTCAATCACAGAAGTAATTAGCCTGGGAACAGCAGGGTATCTAGATTCAatccatcaaaattaaaaatgagtattataaaatttgaagaaattgggGTGTATATAGAAATATAATGTGTGttttgagaatgtggggtgtgagggtattatggagAGGTCTGTGGGGTGTATAAagaaaatttttaattgaaaaagtaaatgtggggtgtattaagtatgtgaggtttattcaacaatttgtggggtgttaatataataagccttaaaaaattaaaaggactTTAATCTGAGAAAACACAGAGTGGTCATGTCAAAATCACAATCACGTAGTGTTACTAATCCTATATAGttgatatcttttttattttattttatataagtatAAATAGATATTATAATATGAGCGAATCGATAAAATCATGTCACATTGCTTTTGCGGGATACTCCTACCAATTATATCCCTAAAAAGGTTACTACGGAAAGCCTAGGCCTCTACGCACAAACTTTTTCCTGGGTTGTGTTTTTGTGAcagttgaaaatataaaaaagagatCGCTGCTAGAGCACCTCTCAAAGCAAGAAAGGTCGTGTATTTTGGTCATATCTGGTATCGTGTTAGTGGTATTTGCCGTGAGAACTACCATAATTAGATaattctagcaaaatttatctACTCGCGCATATCTTTTCATGAGGGTGCCCACTGAAAGAATAGAAAAGAGATCCTTAGTTTCCCGCGAAAGAATGAGACATCATGTATTTTAGTTCTACTCAACTCATACTGAAAGAATAGGATAGGAACCATTGGGCCACAATTGATTCTCATGTACTTATTCATTCGGCCTCAAATTTCTATGACTGTTCAGCTATTTGGGCCGGCCCATATTTCAATAATTTGATCTCAAGGATGCAAATGTAATTACAACACCCTACCTACCACTTTCCCCATTGCTTTCGCCGGCCGCCCTGTGGGTAGAGGACTCCGCCGTCGTTGTGGCGGTGTCTCATCTCTCATGCAGTGCCTTTTCCACCCTCCCCGTCGAACCTGATCCCGTCGAACCTGATCCGATACCTACCACTTTCTGCTCTCTCTTTTTTATTCTCAGAAGGACAAAAGTTGACCAGACGAATTGTCCCGGGTCAAAAACAGAAACGAACGTGATAAAGAAGAGGATTCTGGGTATCTTCCTGTACCAGAAATCATAATTACCAGAAAAAAAGAACGTTTCTGTCAATTCTGACGAAATAACTAATGATTGAGAAATGTCCCATCACGTTCACATAGTACGTGTCCCATCGACCACGATGCGTCATGCATACAATGCATTCCATATATTCCTCCAATGCTCAGCGAGAAATTTACGTATGATATTATATTATTAGATTGAAAGATATAATAAagctttttttttgtgttttattgaGGTCAGAACTCAGAAGTGAACAATTGTTTGGTTCGTTGTACTTTGACCCCATTGGCTCCATAGCGGAGAGAATAATTAGCTTCTTCCGCACATTTTGTAATATGTAGATATAAAGTATTGTCTTAATTCATTTACCCACGCACGctttgtttttgtataaatacgTAGATCAGCCATATCATTCTTCAGAGTGCAGCATTCAAGTATTCAACTGCATTCATACACTCACAAGCTCTAACCTTCTCAATCTCCTTCATTAGATCACTAATCCAAAATGGTAAGTTGGtaaccatttattttgaagataTTTTATGTGTAGgaggtttgttttttttataaaaaacgaACGCGTATTGATAGATGTGTCGATAACATGTTGGTAAGTTTTGTTAGGGTCAATAATATTAATGATATATTGGCAATCCGTCCCACAACTAGACTAatttgttttgtgtgatttattgTATTTTGATTAGAACATAAATTGCCGTTGATTATGTATAACTGACTGGTTAGAGATGGACGTTAATTGTGGCAGAGTACTGAGGGATCTGACAAGAAATCCATATCAGTTGGGCCGTGGGGAGGTCACAACGGGCTCATTTGGGATGACAGAGTTCACTCAACTGTGAAGCAGCTGGTGATAGCTCATGGAGCTGCCATTGACTCTATCCAGATTGAATATGATGAGAGAGGAAGCTCAGTTTGGTCAGACAAGCATGGTCGAAATGGAGGCTGGAAAACTGACAAGGTTAGTTAATTAGTCCACATTTCTCCCACCCGATCCCACGCAATCCCACACGGTATGACATGCCCTAGTCAGACAGCCCCTAACAAAATTATTCTCCTGCTGCAGGTGAAGCTTGCTTCTCCAGAAGAATTTTTAACTTCAATCGAGGGATATTACGGTAAGAAAAGCGAATGGGGGCCGATCACAGTTCGATCTCTCACTTTCAAGAGCAACAAAAGAACTTATGGACCGTTTGGGGTCGAACAAGGAACCTATTTTTCACTCCAGGAGACAGCTTCGAATATTAAGATTGTTGGGTTCCATGGCATGTCCGGCTGGTATCTTGATTCCATAGGCGCTTACGTAAAGCCTATTGATCAGAATGAACAAAAGCAACACGCGAAAACCCTGCTTCGGACACCTTTCAATTATCCGACTATTGGTACTGATCAGAACCTTGCTGGCTACTCACTAATCCAAAACTGTAATGTGCTTTTTGCTATGACGCCGAAGGACGACTCCACTGCTAAACCAGCTGCAGTACCAGTACCAGTACCCAAAATGCTCTCAGGGCAGTTTTCTGATTCCGAAATAAGTGACGTAGGAACCAAACATGAGCTGGTAAGGAAAATTTCACCTTTTTCGTTACGCTGTTGCCTTTCCGGGTTCAATTTGAAAATATGCCATCTTAACAAGTAGTTGTTCATTTCAGACGACGAATGTTGAGAAGTTTCCCTCAAAAGTTGAAGGGGTGGTAGCATATGGCCCCTTCGGAGGGACGGGTGGTGCTGCATTTGATGATGGGATTTATTCGGGGATTAGACAAATCAAGTTATCAAGAAACATCGGTGTTGTATACATAAAGGTTCAGTATGACCGCAatggtgaagctgtttgggaaGGCAGACATGGCGGGACTGGAGGATTTAAAAGTGACAAGGTGAAGAATTATTACTTAATTAAGCTAGTCTTACAAATTGAGTACAACTTACAACTTCACACAATATATTATGCTGATGCTGATCCTATTTGCGTTGTACGTGTATCTGCAGATAGTTTTTGATTACCCGAACGAGATCTTGACGCATATAACAGGAACATTCGCACCTACAATGGTCATGGGGACTAGTGTTATCAAGTCCCTCACTTTCCACACCACGAAGAAGCAGCATGGGCCGTATGGAGAAGAACAAGGAGCCTGTTTCACAACCAAGCTTAAAGAAGGGAAAATCGTCGGAATTCATGGGAGGAGTGGTCTGTTCTTAGATGCTCTTGGGGTCCATGCCATAGAAGGAAAGGTCCATATTGTAGAGACAAAGACACCAACTCTCACAAATACTCCTAATATTCCTTACGGTCACACTGACCACAAAAATAAGACACCAACTGTCACAAATACTCCTAATACTTTCACTGCAATGATCCCAAAGGAGCATGCAGGGGCAATTACTGAGATAGATAATCCTCACTGGACAAATAAACTACTAATGACAAACGGAGGAAAAGTCGAAGAGGTGGTTAAGTTTAATCCGATTCCGTTAGTAGACAATTCGATATTGAGCATGTACTAACTATATTAGTAATTCTTTGTTTGGCCAGGTTGCTTATGGGGTGATAAAAGAACCAGCTCCGTGTGGACCGGGACCTTGGGGCGGAGATGTAGGTAGAGCATGGGATGATGGAGTGTTTTCCGGGATTAGTCAGATTCATTTGACAAGAGAAGCAGAAGGCATTTGCTCAGTGCAGATTGAGTATGATCGAAATGGTCAATTCATTTGGTCTGCTAAGCATGGAGGCAATGGAGGAACTTCCCCACATAGAGTACGAATGCTTTATCAACATCTTcatcaatttgattgttttttttttttttcgcgaTGTCATAAACAACTATAATCTTAGAATCGACGGGAAGGAGATTTGAACTTTGGTGCAAGTGGGCGGACATACTGCCCTGACAGACTCGCTTTCTACTTATCGTTTGCATTTGTATATTTTGCAGATAAAATTGGAGTACCCTCATGAAGTGATCACCTGCATATCTGGATATTATGGTTGCATAAGCAAAGATCAGGGACAGGGACCTAAAATCATAAAGTCGCTGACTTTTTTCACCAGCAGAGGCAAGTATGGTCCGTTTGGAGAACAAGTTGGGACATTCTTCACTTCGACCGCGACGGAGGGCAAGTTGGTGGGATTCCATGGGAGGAGCAGCCTGTATTTGGACGCCATCGGAGTTCACATGCAGCATTGGCTTGGAAGTGATCAGAAAACAAGCCACAAGCCATCCCTCTTCAAGAAGTACTGATCATATGTCTCAAGCAATAATTGGAGTTCATAGAGCAcggaaaataaaatagtttttgaCTCGTGATaacatttgcttgttttgggtCATTTGCTTATATGTTTTAGTAGgtcttgatttttatttttatttttgttatatttaaGTGACTCGAACTTTGAACTATTTTAGTCGATTTATGGTTGTGTTATTTGATGGAATTCTGGACTCATCTCATGTCCtcttaattaaaaataagaatGTGATAAATACATgatgattattttgttattattgaCATGTGATATACTCAACTTTTATTATCTGATTAATTGATGtggtatattattttttttagttgctCCTTCCTACTTTGAAAAAATAGCCAACATTGGCaaaattttctattattttgattttgtaatGCATTGATATCGTtgcatatgaagaaaaattaagtCAGACTCCATAATGATCTTATTAGTTtaatctattaaaaaaaattcttttgatGAAATGATATCACGTCTTCAATTactttttaattaaaatcttgTTGACAAATAATATTGATAATTATATATCGAAGTAAAATATCGACAATATCAACGACAATTGCGTCCATGGCTGATAGCCTTATTCATAAAGTTGTTGGAC
This window contains:
- the LOC103450568 gene encoding jacalin-related lectin 3-like, translated to MSTEGSDKKSISVGPWGGHNGLIWDDRVHSTVKQLVIAHGAAIDSIQIEYDERGSSVWSDKHGRNGGWKTDKVKLASPEEFLTSIEGYYGKKSEWGPITVRSLTFKSNKRTYGPFGVEQGTYFSLQETASNIKIVGFHGMSGWYLDSIGAYVKPIDQNEQKQHAKTLLRTPFNYPTIGTDQNLAGYSLIQNCNVLFAMTPKDDSTAKPAAVPVPVPKMLSGQFSDSEISDVGTKHELTTNVEKFPSKVEGVVAYGPFGGTGGAAFDDGIYSGIRQIKLSRNIGVVYIKVQYDRNGEAVWEGRHGGTGGFKSDKIVFDYPNEILTHITGTFAPTMVMGTSVIKSLTFHTTKKQHGPYGEEQGACFTTKLKEGKIVGIHGRSGLFLDALGVHAIEGKVHIVETKTPTLTNTPNIPYGHTDHKNKTPTVTNTPNTFTAMIPKEHAGAITEIDNPHWTNKLLMTNGGKVEEVAYGVIKEPAPCGPGPWGGDVGRAWDDGVFSGISQIHLTREAEGICSVQIEYDRNGQFIWSAKHGGNGGTSPHRIKLEYPHEVITCISGYYGCISKDQGQGPKIIKSLTFFTSRGKYGPFGEQVGTFFTSTATEGKLVGFHGRSSLYLDAIGVHMQHWLGSDQKTSHKPSLFKKY